Below is a genomic region from Rosa chinensis cultivar Old Blush chromosome 5, RchiOBHm-V2, whole genome shotgun sequence.
TTTTTATGCTGCAGATGAAAACCCTTAACAAAATGCATTAGTTTCGAAGCCTTTTATACAAGAggcaagactccccctcaaacaaatctttttcTTTAAACACCAAATAAGATAGATATAGAAAGATATCAAAACTTATTTGTTTTGCATGCAAGAAGTCTTTAATGCAAAAATacaccaaatcaatttaatagATATGTAAATCAATTAAACATGTGCAGCATGATTTGGAGAattaaactcaagatcagtgagtcAATTCTGCTTGACCACATCTTCCTCTTCGTTTCCTTGAAGCTCCGGTTTCCTTGTGACAATGGGAAATCATGTATTGAATGGTAATTGCCCAaaatacttacaatctccccctttgggcattcccattcaacacatgatttttcatctttttgtccTGCATGTTAGTTTTTCACAGAGAAACACTAATCACTAACAAGGATGGCTACTTGGattaaggaatcagtttccatccttttccaaATCCAAGTAACTAAAACAATTATCACATAATAATAATATTCATCCAAAAATAAGCATCCCAAGTAgtttgtgcttatgcacttacaaattcaaaccaaaaaataaatattgttcatgaaaaatttaaaaacagaaacagaaaagaagaagatgaaaagatCGAAATTAattctccccctttgaatgggaaggCACGTCAAACTCTTCCAGCATTTTGGTCACAGTGTCCTGAAAGTCCTCGGTGTCCATGGAACCTTTGCTGTCTGCTTGATCATCGGCCTCTGGCACAGGCATGGACGGACCAGGAGGGTCAAACCCGAGAGGGTGGCGCTGCATGTTTCGGATTTCCTGAAGAACTTCCCTGAGAGCATGGTTGGTGCGAACGAGGAGAGAGTGCATGTCATCCATGTCGGTGGTGAGATTTGCAACCCGCCAGTCAGTGACCAGAATGAGGTCGCGAAGACTCTCAAGAGAAACAGCAGAAGGTGCACTAGAAGGAGATGGACGAAGAGGAGGACTTCTGCTTCGTTCACGGGGCATGCCTGGATGAAGAATACCGGCTCTGGCTGCGGCCTGGCGCCCCTCCTCTGGAGGAGGAAGGCGCCGATAGCCTCCGTGGTGAGGAGTAATCTTAGTGGGAACCATGGTGAGAGAAAAAGAAGTGAGAGAGTCTGCACACTAAGACAAGGCAGAGTGAAATCCGAaagagatatagatatatatcgAACCAGTAGGTTAGGGAAAATCAAGAGACGCATCGGTCAGTGATAGCGTCCAAAGGAAGGAAAATTTATTGCAAGGTATAATTCTGAGAAACACGCATGCAAGTAAAATCTCCCCCTCACGTTATGCTGAACCAGTAAGGAAAGGGAATACAAACAGATGGCAATCCAGAATAGATATCGAGAGAACCATGGATTCCCACAATCTTCAATTATAGCACACAATATATCCGTCGGTATAGTATCCAAGTAATTAATGCAATTGTCATAATGAGAGGAGAAAATATAGCATAGTTGAAGCACAGAGAGCACAAATCATGCAGTGAAGAGAACATAGGTTAGAACAGCAGGCATGATGTATTCTATCAACAAAATGAATGGGTACTCATAGTTAGACCTTAGGAAGAAAACTTGTGATTAAAGTGAGTGTAACCAGTATATGGGGCTTCGAAACAAGTTTAGTGAAGAAGAGAAGTAGTGAAGTAAGAGAACTAAACATATGAACTacgctaaaaaaaaaaaaaaaaaatttcttaaaagGAGTGGAAAACATTGTTCCCAAGCACGTATTGGAGTCATAgaccctttttattttttgacacTTAGAACTCATGTAACAAGACTTTTCTCAGCAACTCCCAGAATAGATATTCTTAGGGTACTaaacataacaaggatgctccatGGAGAAAGTCTTGAGTAGTTGTCTGCTTTATTGATTTTTCGTGCACAGATCACTCACCaactcgtttcttgcaaaccttagaaagttcaccacaacaaaGGCCTGATTACTAGGAGAGATGGGATAGAATAatccattctcgtttcttacaaatcctagaaagttcaccacaactaggacctgattactttgagaagatgGAATGAGTTATTTGAGCAGTTTTAATTAGTTCGCCTAGTTCACTGAAACTCTTAGACAATAAACAAGGAGCATGCCACCACATAGGCTATAAGTGAAAGTGCATAACTGACTAAGATACGAACCATGAGTACACCATatttgtccagaataaggcatgaCAATAGTGTCCAGAGAAAAATGTACAAGTCACTAACAACAGTGGTCAAAGCACACTAAGATCATAATGTTCTCTCTCAACAGTGGACACACATTAGATTGTCTTAATACTTGGAGCATATTGCCAAAGCATTTCTTAACatttcaaacctagcagtgtcaagAGGCTTAGTGAACAAATCAGCAAGTTGACTCTCAGTGGGCACAAAGCTTAACTCAAGCATATTTTGCTCAACCAAATCTCGAATAAAATGATAGCGCAGATCAATGTGTTTTGTTCGAGAGTGTTGAACAGGATTTTGGTAATATTGATAGTACTGGTATTATCACAAAAaatagacaacttaccttgagtgATGTCGTAAtcatgaagcatttgcttcatccaaagcaTTTGTGTGCAGCAACTTCCAGCTGCGACATATTCAGCTTCAGCAGTAGACAGAGAAatacaattttgtttcttgttgtGCCAAGCAACAAGATTATTCCCAATGAAGAAACAACCTCCAGAAGTGCTTTTTCTATCTTTTAGGTTTCCACCCCAATCAGCATCAGAATAGCCTGCAATTTCTACGTTAGTGTCAAAAGTATAGAAAATGCCGCAGTTAATTGTACCTGAGATATATCGGATGATCCTTTTGACCGCTTCCAAATGTGATTCTTTGGGATTTGCTTGAAATCGAGCACACACTCCCACACTGTATGAAATATCAGGTCGACTAGCAGTTAGATACAGTAAGCTGCCAATCATGCTTCTATAGAGAGTGGAGTCGATTGATTTTCCATTCAGATCCTCGCTCAGTTTTGTAGTGGTGCTCATGGGATTTGTAACCACTTTCTTGGATTCAAGTCCAAACTTCTTGACTAGATTCtcagcatatttggtttgagtGAGAAAGATACCTACATCAAGTTGCTTCACTTGCAGTCCAAGGAAAAAGGTTAGctcaccacacatgctcatttcaaattcactttccatgaccGATTGAAATTCACTGACAAGGTATTTAGATGTAGAACCAAAgataatgtcatcaacatacacctgagctatgataagatcatttttcacatgttttATAAAGAATGTTTTATCAATTGATCCTCTCGTGTACCCTTTTTCCACCAGATGGGTGGAGAGTCTTTCATACCAAGCTCGTGGTGCCTGCTTTAAACCATAAAGAGCTTTCTTGAGTCTATAAACATGATTTAGATTATGTGGATCTTGGAAACCTTGAGGTTGTTCCACATAGACTTCTTCCTGCAACACACCATTCAGAaaggcagttttgacatccatttggaaCAGTTTGATTCTTAGGTGACACGCAACAGACAAAACCAATCTCACTGATTCTAATCTTGCAACAggggcaaaagtttcatcaaagtCGAGACCTTCAATCTGCGAATAACCTTGTGCTACTAGTCTAGCTTTGTTTCTGATTACATTGCCTTTCTCATcacttttgtttttgaaaatccaCTTAGTGCCTATTACATTACAGTCTCTAGGTCTTGGTACcaagtaccacacatcattcctagtgAATTGATTTAATTCTTCCTGCATGGCACTAATCCAATCATTATCTAGTAGGGCTTCcttgatattctttggttcaaTTAGGGAAACAAACCCACACAGAGATATGACATTCATAGCTATTTGATTTTCTATAATGAAACAAAGTAAAGCATTACCTCGACTTACCTCATCTACACTTACCTGTGGAGCAATTTGGCTTCTGGTTTTGAGACCATCTGAGATTTATCCAAGAATGTCTTGATGTGAATGATCCTTTTGGACTTGCTTGAACCCTCTTTTTGCTTGAGGAACTGGCTCGAAGATGTTGTCAGCATTCTCTCTCTGTTCATTAGTAGTTGATGTGTCTTTTGGTTCTGGTTTGCATGTGGGTGATGTTTCTGCAAAGGTTTCCTCCTGTCTAATGTAGGAATCATCAATAGACACATTGATAGATTCCATGACAATCCTAGTTCTTTTGTTATAGACTCTATAAGCCCGACTATTTGTAGAATATCCGAGGAAGATACCATCATCGCTTCGAGCATCAAATTTTCCGAGTTGTTCTCGATCTCTTAATATGTAGCAGGGACTTCCAAACACACGAAGGTGGTGTATGTTtggtttcttacctttccacaaCTCATAAGCTGTTTGGTCAGTTCCAGGTCTGAAGAAAACTCTATTGATGGTGTAGCATGCAGTACTAATAGCCTTAGCCCAAAAGTTCGAGCTTAGATCAGCAGAATGCAGCATTACCCTTGCCATGTCTAACAGCACTCTATTTTTTCGCTCGACtattccattttgttgtggagtgatCGGGGCTGAAAACTCATGGGAAACACCTAACTCATGAAAGTAGTtagcaaaagcagtatttttAAACTCAGTTCCATTATCTGACCTTACTCTTACTAAGCACATGTTCGTGgactgtttttcaatttttattctttggttTAATCCCCTGAATGATTCAAAGGTTTCAGCCTTGTCTCTTAGGAAATTAACCCAAGTGTACCTGGAGAAGTCATCAACGATCACAAGTATGTACTTCTTACCTCCAATGCTTTCTGTTTGAGCTGGTCCTATGAGATCCATATGCAACAGTTCCAAAACTCTTGTGGTAGTGGCAGCGTTTATTGTTTTATGAGGGGACCTGGTTTGCTTACCGATTTTGCATTCTCCACATATCTTGTCGATCCTACCACTTAGTGCTGGTAGACCTCTGACACACTGCTTAGTGGATAATTTGAGTAGATCCTGATAGTTTACATGCCCCAGTCTTCTGTGCCATATTTCAAATGTTTCTTCGGCAGATCTCACAGTCAAGCAATCCTGTAAATTTAGAGATTCATTAGATTGAATGTGATAACAGTTATCTGAAGATCTCTTAcctctcataatattttctcccTTGTTATCAAGAATTACACATCTTTGCTTATTGAACCACACATCCTCATAATCATCAGCCAAGTGACTGACACTTATTAGATTGGCAGTTAAACCCTCTACATACAAGACATTTTTTAGATTAGGAATTCCAGGAGTATTGACTGTTCCCCGAGCAAGTATTTTTGCTTTTCTCCCATCACCAAAAGTAACTGAACCCGTAGTGCTTTCATCTTCGAATGAGATAAACCAAGCTTTATCTCCAGTCATGTGTCTGGAGCAACCACTGTCCACATACCAAAAATCTTTTCGCTTATCTGCCAAGGCCGTGAGTGCTACCAGGCAAGTTGCTTCAGTGTATGCTGAAGAATTATCTGTACTTACACTTGTCATGAGGCAGACATCATTAATAGAGTCAGTAGAATCAGAGTGATTAGAATGAAGTTTATTTAAGTTCTTTCTAATCCAGACAGGTTTACTTCTATTTTGCATGTTTGCTTTAGTAATCAGACTAGCCAGTGTGTTGATAAGCTCTTTCTGCTCTTTAAGCTCACAATGTAAAGATTTTACAGATAGCTTTTCCTCACCAGATGGAATTGACTTAAGTCTCTCATTTCATCTTGGTCTAATGTGTCCTAACTTGCCACAATAATGACATGTAGGAATAAAGGACTTAAAATTCGCATACCTGTTATGACTAGTAGAAGGCATCTGATTCAACCTTACCTGAGTGACATTCTGAGAAGATTTTGGTTCTTTGTCAGCCCTTGTAATAGAGTCTTTGATGACTTGAGTGATGGGATCATCTTTCTCCAATTTCGAATTTGACTCTCTCACAAAGTGTGTGcctttggagctttctccagaATATCCAAGTCCGAATGTATCATGGTGAGTTTTTCCGGAGTTGAATAACTTAGATGCTGTTGCAGAGCTTATCTCAAACTTTGTGAACTTCTCTTGAGTGGACTTCAACTCTTTCTGCAATGATTCATTTTCAGTTAGTAGGTTTGAGTTTAGAGCATGTTGTCCTTTTACCTCAAGTTCAAGCATCTTGATTGTGTTTTTCAATTCAGTGCATTGTATCTTCCAGGTCTGAGAACTCTCGTCGCTTTGTGAGTTCTGTAGCTCTTCTAtgagtttgtttctttcttgttcCCACGTGTTCTGAGAGGTCCTCCATGCAAGTTCCAACTTCTCATATTTAGCTTTTAGCCGCACAATTTCATCCTCCAAACCTGCATTTTTGATTAATGTGGCTTTTGACGCTTTATAGAGTTGTTTGCAGCGGACATTAGTCTCATCATCTGAGAATTCTTCATCACTTTCAGATTCAAGTGAAAGAGATGACACGAAAGCAACATTTTCGATCTCCTGAGGTTCATCATCACTCCATGTCGAGAGGAGGGATTTATTGTTgctatttccatgcttcctgtTACCACAATCAGTAGAAATATGGCCATAGCCACCACATTCATAGCATTTTACTTTTCCAGATTTGTTTGCTCTAAAATTCCCTCTAACGTTGTTATCATTGTTAACAAAATTTTTCTTGGGAACATTTAAGCTTTGAGAGGAGGATTTATTTCTAAGAAACTTTTTGAACTCTTTGGTCAGAAGAGCAAGATCAAGtgattcatcttcctcttctttccctttcacAGCCTTGAAAGCTACACCTTTGGATTTCTTTTCAGGTTTTAGTCTTAGTTCATAAGTCTTTAGATTTCCAATGAGTTCATCCAAAGGGTATTCATCAATGTCAAATGAGtcctcaatactagtgactttagAGTGAAACTTTTCTGGTAAGGCTCTAAGTATTTTCTTGACTACCTTGTCTTCATCAAAAGGGGCACCTAGACTACGACATTGACCAGTAATCTTTAGAATTCTACCATGAAAGTCATCCACGGTTTCCTCCTCTCCCATGATCATAGTTTCAAATTCATATATCAGACCTTGCAGTTTTTGAGCACGTacctttttgtttccttcataTGTAGTCTGCAGCAGATCCCAAGCTTGTTTTGCAGTGTTGCAGTGACTAATTCTCAGTTTTTCACGTTCTGAGAGAGCGGTGGAGATGCTATTTTTTGCTTTGAAATCGGCTTGAAGATCACGTACTTCTACATCAGTCCAATCCTTCCGTGGCTTGGGAATAGAGATTGATGAGCCCTCGCCTTTAGCTGGAATTATTGGTGTCTTCCAACCATTTTCCACAATGTTCCATACATGTTCATCTTGCGCATACAAGTATGacttcatgtatatcttccaTTGAGTGTACTTTTCACATCCTCCATCAAACCATGGAGGACTATTAACAGATCCACCAGCAgccctatctcgatgttgttccATCGTCCCTGCGATCTACTAGGATAatctagaacccgctctgatgccaagttaaatagcgacaagcgtggcccgtggcccaccattgtaccgatattgtcccaacttaaccacccgataggtgttgggttttaatcataaaatgcctcggtacaattgggtgagatccacccacttataagttatatttcatttgtcacttttccaatgtgggatctttcctctccaacacgccccctcacgtgcaacctaactctaggtctgcacgtgaaattaattaatccaatttccacattagaaaattgggacacaagtctcatatcggagacttagtcgatacaatccaaggcccacattggacacttggtaatttcaatggcaatacagggaaccccaatttgggttcatgatacgtgcctacgtggagacgcaattggagaaggacccgctctgataccaaatgaaaATACCAAATGGAACGATATTGCGATACAACTCAAAGAACAATTTTACTACAAAAGTATTTTAACAATAGGGACACAGaatttgctaacgcagtgtaaacctctccactgaggaaacttcactgcgtggcttttaacgtagccaacacgaaagatcaatccaatatgaatcaaaagAGTTTACAGTACACAAgttgtgttgttcataacaTACACAATCACTTAGCAACAGatgctaacttgatttacaactgatCTAACATTTACTTGATCTTCAATCTATCAACTCTAATCAAATCACTGATCTTTCTTGTTTTCAATGTCTCACTGATCTTTGAGAAAGATTTATGAAAGTGCCAGACAACACAAGATAAAGcatgaaacaaataaaaagagttTTCAGAAAAATGGTTTTGACGAAAAACACATAGTTCAAGAATGAACAAAACGTTTTTATGCTGCAGATGAAAACCCTTAACAAAATGCATTAGTTTCGAAGCCTTTTATACAAGAggcaagactccccctcaaacaaatctttttcTTTAAACACCAAATAAGATAGATATagaaaaatatcaaaacttATTTGTTTTGCATGCAAGAAGTCTTTAATGCAAAAATacaccaaatcaatttaatagATATGTAAATCAATTAAAAATGTGCAGCATGATTTGGAGAattaaactcaagatcagtgagtcAATTCTGCTTGAACACATCTTCCTCTTCGTTTCCTTGAAGCTCCGGTTTCCTTGTGACAATGGGAAATCATGTATTGAATGGTAATTGCCCAAAATACTTACAAAACTGTTGGGTCCGTCTTGTactagtagaaaagaatactttgattttagggttttcaataataatactattcatcccacaaaggggtatatatacaaggacaagaggagtagtctaaccctaataggaaacaatcattcctataattacatgataacctaaataaataagaatcataattacataagatttacagctattctacactccccctcaagttggtgcatagatgtctatcatgcccaacttgtcaactgagctgtcaaatatcttcctggacactcctttagtaagaacatcagctaactgctcttctgagtttacaaatggaaaacgaataacctttctgtcaagattttctttaataaaatgacggtcaacctccacatgctttgtcctatcatgctgaactggattatgtgcaatctcaattgcagctttattatcacaatgcaaatccataggttgtctaagcttgtaacctagatctttcaggacattacgaatccataacatttcacagactccatgtgccatacctcgaaattcagcttctgcacttgatctggccacaactttctgtttcttgctacgccaagtgacaaggttccctcctacaaaagtgaagtacccagatgtagaacgcctgtcagttttatcaccagcccaatctgcatctgtgtatcccccaacttccaattcatccttattctcaaacagtaatcctttacctggcgccatcttcaaatacctcaaaatctgaaaaactgcatccatatgatcttcactaggacaatgcataaactgactgacaactctcacaacataagcaatatcaggtctagtatgtgaaagataaatcaaccttcctacaagacgttgataccttcctttatcagttggaatttgatcaggataaatggcaagtctgtgattcatctcaatgggtgtctcaattggactgcagtccagcatccccgtttcagtaagtaagtcaagaacatacttcctctgtgacagtgaaattcccttcttagacctcgcaacttcaatacccagaaaatacttcagttgccccagatccttcatttcaaactcctttgacagatacttttgtaactcattcatctctttcggatcatcccctgtaacaatcatgtcatcaacatacacaataagagctgtaatcttaccattcttgcgcttgataaacaaggtatggtcagcattgctctgtctgtacccaaaggctctcatggactttgaaaatctcccaaaccaggctcttggagattgcttcaggccatacaaagacttcttcaatttacacaccttgccaacttcacttgggtaattcttaacacctgggggcacatccatgtacacttcttcttccaaattcccattaagaaacgcattcttcacatcaaactggtgtaagggccaatctttgtttgctgcaagtgagattagaatccgaacagtattgatctttgacacaggtgcaaaagtctcctcataatcaatcccataacgttgtgtgtatcctttggcaaccaacctcgccttgtatctattaatagttccatctgcattaagcttcacagtaaatacccaacgacaccctacagtcttctttccagccggcataggtactagttcccatgttgcattcttttgaagagcttccaattcttcattcatcgcctttgtccattttggatccgtcaatgcatcctgcacgttactaggaatagatacagtagataattgatcaataacaagtgcatgtgacccagaaatcctatggttagacataaaattagctatagggtatttagctttggctttgatatctggttcatattgtttcttaggaattcccttagtaaccctttgtgatttcctaggttcgacactttctaacccagaagattcattaaagtttaggggtacctgaggaggatcattctgatcgggatcttcagttggtgatgtagaagggggaatatcttgtgtgtgagcttcaaatacgtcttgattttgattcaaactatccagaaaagtcgtctcttctgtctcggaattcacaacactctgttcggcagttacattttctgtttcggaattcacaacactctgttcggcagtcgcattttctgtttcggaattcgcaacacttcgttcggcagcgcattgtctatttcggaattcacaatgctctgttcggcaactgcattttctgtttccaaattttttttaccctcaaatgtatcctccaaattttccaagtcttcaaagacatcaaaatcaataatagaactcccttcacaacctctctccccctgaagggaagactgagaagctccccctgagtaataaggctcggattcacgaaaagcaacatcaagagagacatgtaaagtgccagtaaggggatcataacatcgataacccttctggaagtcagcataaccaacaaagatacacttacgggcacggggatcaagcttgttgcgttgaggcttgggaatatgaacataggctgtgcacccaaacacccggggctccaaattaggcatagaagggatggtcaaaaatgtatgaagcttctgatgaggattctgaaactcaatcacccgtgaaggagtacggttgataagatatgctgcagattttacggcttctccccaataggaccgaggtacattcatgccaaataaggaagcacgaacaacttccatcaactgcctgttcttccattctgctaacccattctgttgaggagtataagaattggaggtttgatgacgaattccatgtgaccggcaaaactcaatcatagggccattcacaaactctccaccattgtcagactgaaacactctgatggattgttgatactgagttgccaccattttgtgaaattcgataaacattccaaatacatcactcttattcttcagtaatgacacccatgtcatgcgagtgcaatcatcaataaacgttacaaaatacagagctccagaaagagaaggaatctttgcaggaccccagacatcagagtgaattttcataaaaggaacaggacttttattaagacttggtgaatatgaaatacggtggctcttggccagttcacaaatgtcacaatggaaatccaaatcactgacaaccgaa
It encodes:
- the LOC112203592 gene encoding uncharacterized protein LOC112203592, translating into MEQHRDRAAGGSVNSPPWFDGGCEKYTQWKIYMKSYLYAQDEHVWNIVENGWKTPIIPAKGEGSSISIPKPRKDWTDVEVRDLQADFKAKNSISTALSEREKLRISHCNTAKQAWDLLQTTYEGNKKVRAQKLQGLIYEFETMIMGEEETVDDFHGRILKITGQCRSLGAPFDEDKVVKKILRALPEKFHSKVTSIEDSFDIDEYPLDELIGNLKTYELRLKPEKKSKGVAFKAVKGKEEEDESLDLALLTKEFKKFLRNKSSSQSLNVPKKNFVNNDNNVRGNFRANKSGKVKCYECGGYGHISTDCGNRKHGNSNNKSLLSTWSDDEPQEIENVAFVSSLSLESESDEEFSDDETNVRCKQLYKASKATLIKNAGLEDEIVRLKAKYEKLELAWRTSQNTWEQERNKLIEELQNSQSDESSQTWKIQCTELKNTIKMLELEVKGQHALNSNLLTENESLQKELKSTQEKFTKFEISSATASKLFNSGKTHHDTFGLGYSGESSKGTHFVRESNSKLEKDDPITQVIKDSITRADKEPKSSQNVTQVRLNQMPSTSHNSVSTDNSSAYTEATCLVALTALADKRKDFWYVDSGCSRHMTGDKAWFISFEDESTTGSVTFGDGRKAKILARGTVNTPGIPNLKNVLYVEGLTANLISVSHLADDYEDVWFNKQRCDCLTVRSAEETFEIWHRRLGHVNYQDLLKLSTKQCVRGLPALSGRIDKICGECKIGKQTRSPHKTINAATTTRVLELLHMDLIGPAQTESIGGKKYILVIVDDFSRYTWVNFLRDKAETFESFRGLNQRIKIEKQSTNMCLVRVRSDNGTEFKNTAFANYFHELGVSHEFSAPITPQQNGIVERKNRVLLDMARVMLHSADLSSNFWAKAISTACYTINRVFFRPGTDQTAYELWKGKKPNIHHLRVFGSPCYILRDREQLGKFDARSDDGIFLGYSTNSRAYRVYNKRTRIVMESINVSIDDSYIRQEETFAETSPTCKPEPKDTSTTNEQRENADNIFEPVPQAKRGFKQVQKDHSHQDILG